In the genome of Methanobrevibacter sp., one region contains:
- a CDS encoding energy-converting hydrogenase B subunit J, with protein MLSLGPIIFGVILGLIIGSQIKLDALGVKFTLASFVVILIAGIIVAWQLGPYPFYNDLPISTAFLSALIGIFVGKLLFARSK; from the coding sequence ATGTTAAGTCTAGGGCCAATCATATTTGGTGTTATATTGGGTTTGATTATCGGATCTCAAATTAAACTTGATGCACTTGGTGTGAAGTTCACTCTCGCTTCATTTGTGGTAATATTAATTGCAGGAATTATTGTAGCATGGCAATTAGGTCCATATCCATTTTATAACGATTTGCCTATTTCAACTGCATTTTTATCTGCTTTAATAGGAATTTTTGTAGGCAAACTACTATTTGCAAGGAGTAAATAA
- a CDS encoding NADH-quinone oxidoreductase subunit B family protein, producing the protein MGIKSFSRARAIHVMLVYTGGCNGCDIEIVNSILSPRFDAEQYNVFLTWNPREADVLVVTGPVTHLNRKPLEAIYEAIPNPKLVVAAGSCALMGGVYKNCYGDIPSEEIEGPVENIIPVNAKIPGCAVRPQDVLAGVVSLLPILLDAD; encoded by the coding sequence ATGGGTATTAAATCATTTTCAAGAGCAAGAGCAATACACGTCATGTTGGTTTATACCGGTGGATGTAATGGATGCGATATTGAAATTGTAAACTCAATATTATCACCAAGATTTGATGCTGAACAATATAATGTGTTTTTAACCTGGAATCCTCGTGAAGCGGATGTATTGGTTGTCACAGGACCAGTAACACACTTGAATAGAAAACCATTGGAGGCAATCTATGAAGCTATTCCTAATCCTAAATTAGTTGTGGCTGCGGGAAGTTGCGCTTTGATGGGAGGAGTATACAAAAATTGTTATGGGGACATTCCATCAGAAGAAATCGAAGGGCCAGTTGAAAATATTATACCAGTGAATGCAAAGATTCCGGGATGCGCCGTAAGGCCACAGGATGTTCTGGCGGGAGTTGTATCACTGTTACCTATATTATTGGATGCGGATTAA
- a CDS encoding MnhB domain-containing protein — MSQGSMILKIISLPISIILICLGIMTILGGHITPGGGFQGGAMITSGIILSILVYGIGNSPLEFSHFYVEVLESIGALGFVILGLIGLFVGGFYLYNVGTDVLNIIPATIQNVLHYPDVTNAGIIPYLNIFVGLKVFAGLSSIVIAFAGFKKLVEEGE, encoded by the coding sequence ATGAGTCAGGGTAGTATGATTTTAAAGATTATATCTTTGCCGATTTCAATTATATTGATTTGTTTAGGTATAATGACTATTCTTGGAGGCCATATCACTCCTGGTGGAGGTTTCCAAGGTGGTGCAATGATTACTAGTGGAATTATATTGTCCATTCTTGTTTATGGCATAGGCAATTCCCCGCTAGAATTTTCTCACTTTTATGTTGAAGTATTAGAATCAATTGGCGCATTAGGTTTTGTGATATTGGGTTTAATCGGTTTGTTTGTCGGAGGATTTTATCTCTACAATGTCGGAACCGATGTATTGAATATCATTCCTGCAACCATACAGAATGTCTTGCATTATCCTGATGTCACTAATGCTGGAATTATTCCATATCTCAACATATTTGTAGGTTTAAAAGTATTTGCAGGTTTATCCTCAATTGTTATAGCATTTGCAGGATTTAAGAAATTAGTTGAGGAGGGTGAATAA
- a CDS encoding 4Fe-4S binding protein, which produces MFLSANTCDGKGECIKQCPTKAIKLINGKAFSCLTCGICYKNCPNGAIFQNSYGGYVVDRAKCNGCGMCMYNCPTNNISIEDGIVYGICSRCGVCEGACPSHSRVDGYELEKSKQLNLIESLKILYPPLDNVPHKTSSKVKEVTRNYFGTDTEKCILCGRCQEYCPTTAIHVKIDRDEGICSECRLCSDVCPNESMNKHQMVNTSTCTLCLNCMKACPRNAISVDDFAIVVNKLNQKPTGKIISCLNCGLCADLCENESLKNIEGKLRYDPTEDTENITHELAINACPVHTLREDEEMFIYDEFDDEELPTLSGFCVSCGKCFQVCDEVGARQFMTASWDGSVSDDCISCGICSEVCQEDAITLHRGTISVDLDKCILCENCAVHCPVDAIPKSTMYKNEIKDGFNFIEQELCMHCGLCHKTCSYDAIDEIDGNFVVNDEKCTYCGACKNACPARAFLFERNFKDSIEGI; this is translated from the coding sequence ATGTTTTTATCAGCTAATACATGTGATGGAAAAGGAGAATGTATTAAACAATGCCCTACAAAAGCTATTAAATTGATTAATGGCAAAGCATTTAGCTGTCTTACCTGTGGGATATGTTATAAAAACTGTCCTAATGGTGCTATATTCCAAAATAGCTATGGGGGATATGTTGTAGACAGAGCTAAATGTAATGGCTGTGGAATGTGCATGTACAATTGTCCTACAAATAATATTTCTATCGAGGATGGAATTGTATACGGTATCTGTTCACGTTGCGGGGTTTGTGAAGGGGCATGTCCAAGTCACTCCAGAGTTGATGGATATGAACTTGAAAAATCAAAGCAGCTTAATTTAATTGAGTCATTGAAAATATTATATCCTCCGTTGGATAATGTTCCACATAAAACATCAAGTAAGGTTAAAGAAGTAACAAGGAATTACTTCGGAACCGATACGGAGAAGTGTATCTTATGTGGAAGATGTCAGGAATATTGTCCAACAACTGCAATTCATGTGAAAATCGATAGGGATGAAGGAATTTGCAGTGAATGCAGATTATGTAGTGATGTATGTCCTAATGAATCAATGAATAAGCATCAGATGGTTAATACATCAACCTGTACACTTTGTCTTAATTGTATGAAGGCTTGCCCTCGCAATGCAATTTCTGTTGATGATTTTGCGATTGTTGTCAATAAGCTCAATCAAAAACCAACTGGAAAAATAATATCTTGTTTAAATTGCGGATTATGTGCAGATTTATGTGAAAATGAATCACTTAAGAATATTGAAGGCAAATTAAGATATGATCCAACAGAAGATACGGAAAACATTACTCATGAATTGGCCATTAATGCATGTCCTGTCCATACATTAAGGGAAGATGAGGAAATGTTTATTTATGACGAGTTTGACGATGAGGAACTTCCTACACTATCTGGATTTTGTGTATCCTGTGGAAAATGCTTCCAGGTATGTGATGAAGTTGGTGCTCGTCAATTCATGACTGCCAGTTGGGATGGCAGTGTTTCAGATGATTGTATTTCATGTGGAATCTGTTCTGAAGTATGTCAGGAAGATGCAATCACTCTTCACAGGGGAACAATTTCAGTCGATTTGGATAAATGTATCTTATGTGAAAACTGTGCTGTTCACTGTCCTGTTGATGCAATTCCTAAGTCTACAATGTATAAAAACGAAATTAAAGATGGATTTAATTTCATCGAACAGGAATTGTGTATGCATTGCGGATTATGTCACAAGACATGTTCATATGATGCAATTGATGAAATTGATGGTAATTTTGTTGTCAACGATGAAAAATGTACTTATTGTGGCGCATGTAAGAATGCATGTCCTGCAAGGGCATTTTTATTCGAAAGAAATTTTAAAGATTCAATAGAGGGTATTTAA
- a CDS encoding hydrogenase — MKLYDQIFNVVKQFRKLFSPGPVTNADVSGSITAEIFLIVSLVLAAVLLRHVSILLAGLVTLILAIVLISNIPLIPKFKIEQEDSLEKMLFYAVVTLSIIIIFLYWGGNLV, encoded by the coding sequence ATGAAACTTTATGATCAGATATTCAATGTTGTAAAGCAATTTAGAAAACTGTTCTCACCAGGCCCTGTAACAAATGCTGATGTTTCAGGCAGTATCACAGCAGAAATATTTTTAATTGTTTCATTGGTGTTGGCGGCAGTTTTATTAAGGCATGTGAGTATTCTTCTTGCAGGTTTGGTAACTTTGATATTGGCAATCGTATTGATTTCAAATATTCCGCTCATTCCAAAGTTCAAAATTGAGCAGGAAGATTCTTTGGAGAAAATGCTGTTCTATGCAGTGGTGACACTTAGTATTATTATCATATTCTTATACTGGGGTGGTAATCTTGTCTAG
- a CDS encoding EhbH has protein sequence MLSSKGTVRNLIAAVLTAIFSITLLDAIFHLSSIINPGVSNIYNALGTQIAPNMVTVVIFDFRAYDTLGESIILLTAGLVVLLIFGRGLLGDKQ, from the coding sequence ATCTTGTCTAGTAAGGGTACTGTTCGTAATTTGATTGCTGCGGTTTTAACAGCAATATTTTCTATTACTTTATTGGATGCGATATTCCATCTAAGCAGCATAATTAATCCTGGTGTAAGTAATATTTACAATGCTTTGGGAACTCAAATAGCTCCAAACATGGTAACTGTTGTTATTTTTGATTTCAGAGCATATGATACATTGGGAGAATCAATCATTTTATTAACTGCCGGATTAGTGGTTTTACTAATATTCGGCAGAGGATTATTGGGGGATAAACAATGA
- a CDS encoding 4Fe-4S binding protein, whose protein sequence is MRNVLRIALEGAFTNFKRIFFAADRVTDMELKRQISTLSVEVDDRVDENACIGCAGCANVCPTGAIEMKKLTSPVKLTDGWTKDEVPEINLEKCVVCYYCHDFCPVFSLYGEKGTIHPSCVGDQEVNISECLEQPFKISDDKLKIIAQYLSDKTVLKNKEEGD, encoded by the coding sequence ATGAGAAATGTACTTAGAATAGCTTTAGAAGGAGCTTTTACTAACTTTAAAAGAATCTTTTTTGCAGCAGATAGAGTTACAGACATGGAACTTAAAAGACAAATCTCAACACTTTCAGTAGAAGTGGATGATAGGGTCGATGAAAATGCCTGCATCGGATGTGCGGGCTGTGCAAATGTCTGTCCAACCGGTGCAATTGAGATGAAAAAATTGACAAGTCCTGTTAAATTAACTGATGGATGGACTAAAGATGAAGTACCTGAAATTAATCTTGAAAAATGTGTTGTATGTTATTATTGTCATGATTTCTGTCCGGTATTTTCACTTTATGGTGAAAAAGGAACAATTCACCCAAGTTGTGTAGGAGACCAAGAAGTAAATATTTCCGAATGTCTCGAACAGCCGTTCAAGATATCAGATGACAAACTTAAAATTATTGCACAATATTTATCAGATAAAACAGTGTTGAAAAATAAAGAGGAAGGTGATTAG